The following are encoded together in the Cicer arietinum cultivar CDC Frontier isolate Library 1 chromosome 2, Cicar.CDCFrontier_v2.0, whole genome shotgun sequence genome:
- the LOC101508918 gene encoding LRR receptor-like serine/threonine-protein kinase RPK2, which yields MFSSTFNFKWISFTQFNFFFFFFLLFFSSLNDAVSLSSDKSTLLRFKYSLSDPAGVLSSWNSTAGDGDSGYCSWFGVLCDSRSRVVALNITGNGGGVDSGGGDRSSHPCSGFSKFPLYGFGIRRSCVGFKGSLFGKFPSLISELTELRVLSLPFNGLDGSIPEEIWSMEKLEVLDLEGNLISGYLPFRVRGLKKLRILNLGFNKIVGVVPSVLSSLDSLEVLNLASNGLNGSVPGFVGKLRGVYLSFNQFSGVIPKEIGENCGKLEHLDLSGNSLVQAIPKSLGSCGVLRTLLLYSNLLEEDIPTEFGNLKSLEVLDVSRNTLSGSIPHELGNCKELSVVVLSNLFDPVEDVGFVSLSDEFNYFEGAMPEEIVSLPKLRILWAPMVNLEGSFPNSWGACGELEMVNLAQNFFTGEFPNRLVFCKKLHFLDLSSNNLTGELSEELHVPCMTVFDVSGNMLSGSVPDFSNNVCSPFPSWSRYPFESNDVTSPYASFFSTKVHERTLFASLGQVGLSVLHNFGQNNFTGIQSLPIASGRMEEKSGYTLLVGENKLTGPFPTYLLKKCDGLDALLLNVSYNILTGEIPSNVSRACRSLKFLDASGNQISGPIPFTIGDSVSLVSLNLSRNRLQGQIPTSLCQMKDLKFLSLAGNNLSGSIPASLGKLYSLQVLDLSTNTLTGEIPKFIENMGNLTDVLLNNNNLSGHIPXXXXXXXXXXXXXXXXXXXGLANVTTLSAFNVSFNNLSGSLPSNSSSIKCSSAVGNPFLSSCRGISLTVPSANQQGQIDDNSSITAQDTGKNSNNGFSAIEIASITSASAIVSVLIALIVLFFFTRKWKPNSRVGGSAKREVTVFTDIGVPLTFENVVQATGNFNASNCIGSGGFGATYKAEISPRILVAVKRLSVGRFQGVQQFHAEIKTLGRLHHPNLVTLIGYHACEIEMFLIYNYLPGGNLEKFIQERSTRAVDWKILHKIALDIARALSYLHDQCVPRVLHRDVKPSNILLDDDFNAYLSDFGLARLLGTSETHATTGVAGTFGYVAPEYAMTCRVSDKADVYSYGVVLLELLSDKKALDPSFSLYGNGFNIVAWACMLLREGRAKEFFTAGLWDAGPENDLVEVLHLAVVCTVDSLSTRPTMKQVVKRLKQLQPPSC from the coding sequence ATGTTTTCTTCTACTTTTAATTTCAAATGGATTTCATTCACTCAATTcaacttcttctttttcttctttcttcttttcttttcttctctaAACGACGCCGTTTCACTCTCTTCCGACAAATCAACTCTTCTCCGTTTCAAATATTCTCTCTCCGACCCCGCCGGTGTACTCTCTTCATGGAACTCCACCGCCGGTGACGGTGACTCCGGTTACTGTTCCTGGTTTGGCGTTCTCTGTGATTCAAGATCGCGTGTAGTTGCTCTCAACATCACCGGAAACGGTGGTGGCGTTGATTCCGGTGGTGGTGACCGGAGTTCTCACCCGTGCTCCGGTTTTAGTAAGTTTCCGCTTTATGGATTTGGAATTAGGAGAAGCTGTGTGGGTTTTAAGGGTTCTTTATTTGGAAAGTTTCCATCTTTGATCAGTGAGTTAACTGAGCTTAGGGTTTTGTCTTTACCCTTTAATGGGTTGGATGGTTCAATTCCTGAAGAGATTTGGAGTATGGAGAAACTTGAGGTTCTTGATTTAGAAGGTAATTTGATTAGTGGTTATCTTCCTTTTCGTGTTCGAGGATTGAAAAAATTGAGGATTTTGAATTTGGGGTTTAATAAGATTGTTGGAGTTGTACCTAGTGTTTTATCTTCTCTTGATAGTTTAGAGGTTTTGAATTTAGCTTCAAATGGTTTGAATGGTTCTGTTCCTGGTTTTGTTGGGAAACTTAGAGGGGTGTATTTGTCTTTTAATCAATTCAGTGGTGTTATTCCTAAGGAGATTGGTGAAAATTGTGGGAAGCTTGAGCATTTGGATTTGTCTGGTAACTCTTTAGTTCAAGCAATTCCGAAAAGTTTGGGGAGTTGTGGTGTTTTGAGGACACTTTTGTTGTATTCAAATTTGTTGGAAGAGGATATTCCTACTGAATTTGGGAACCTTAAGAGCCTTGAGGTGCTGGATGTTTCGAGGAATACGCTTAGCGGTTCTATTCCTCACGAGCTTGGAAATTGTAAGGAGCTTTCTGTTGTTGTGCTGTCCAACCTTTTCGATCCAGTTGAGGATGTTGGATTTGTTTCTTTGAGTGAtgagtttaattattttgaaggtGCAATGCCTGAGGAAATTGTGTCGCTTCCCAAGCTTAGGATTTTGTGGGCTCCCATGGTGAATTTGGAGGGAAGTTTTCCTAATAGTTGGGGTGCTTGTGGGGAGTTGGAGATGGTTAATTTGGCTCAGAATTTCTTCACCGGAGAGTTCCCAAACCGGCTTGTTTTCTGTAAGAAGCTGCATTTTCTTGATCTGAGCTCTAACAATCTTACTGGGGAGCTTTCTGAGGAACTTCATGTTCCATGTATGACTGTGTTTGATGTTAGTGGAAACATGTTGTCTGGTTCAGTTCCTGATTTCTCCAACAATGTTTGTTCTCCCTTTCCTTCCTGGAGTAGGTATCCATTTGAATCTAATGATGTTACGTCTCCTTATGCATCATTTTTTTCGACAAAGGTTCATGAGAGAACCCTTTTCGCATCATTAGGTCAAGTTGGTCTTTCAGTTTTGCACAACTTCGGACAAAACAACTTTACCGGAATTCAGTCATTGCCAATAGCAAGTGGCAGGATGGAGGAAAAGAGTGGTTACACACTTCTTGTTGGAGAGAACAAGCTCACGGGACCATTTCCCACATATTTGTTGAAGAAATGTGATGGATTAGATGCATTGCTTTTGAATGTCAGTTATAATATTCTTACTGGTGAGATTCCTTCTAATGTTAGTAGAGCGTGCAGATCACTGAAGTTTTTGGATGCATCTGGAAATCAGATTTCAGGACCAATCCCCTTTACTATAGGGGATTCGGTCTCTCTTGTTTCCTTGAACCTCAGTAGAAACCGGTTACAGGGTCAGATTCCCACCAGCCTCTGCCAGATGAAAGATCTGAAGTTTCTCTCTTTAGCTGGTAATAACTTGAGTGGCTCAATTCCTGCTAGTCTGGGGAAGTTGTACTCTTTACAAGTCTTGGACCTTTCGACAAACACTCTTACCGGGGAGATTCCTAAGTTTATTGAGAACATGGGAAATCTGACTGATGTTTTGCTCAATAATAACAATCTTTCTGGACATATTCCNNNNNNNNNNNNNNNNNNNNNNNNNNNNNNNNNNNNNNNNNNNNNNNNNNNNNNNNNTGGTTTGGCAAATGTCACTACACTCTCTGCATTCAATGTGTCTTTCAATAATTTATCTGGATCCTTACCATCAAATAGTAGCTCGATCAAATGTAGCAGTGCTGTCGGAAATCCATTTCTGAGTTCCTGCCGCGGAATTTCTCTTACTGTGCCATCAGCAAATCAACAAGGGCAGATTGATGACAATTCTTCTATTACTGCACAAGACACTggaaaaaatagtaataatggtTTCAGCGCTATTGAAATAGCATCTATAACTTCTGCCTCAGCCATTGTTTCTGTTCTTATAGCTCTTATTGTTCTGTTTTTCTTCACACGAAAGTGGAAGCCGAATTCCAGGGTTGGTGGTTCTGCAAAAAGAGAAGTTACAGTGTTTACTGATATCGGTGTCCCATTGACATTTGAGAATGTTGTACAAGCAACAGGAAACTTCAATGCAAGCAACTGTATTGGGAGTGGAGGATTTGGGGCAACTTATAAGGCAGAGATATCGCCGAGAATCTTGGTGGCAGTGAAACGTCTATCAGTTGGACGTTTCCAAGGTGTTCAACAATTTCATGCCGAGATTAAGACCCTTGGAAGGCTTCATCATCCAAACCTTGTCACTCTGATCGGTTACCATGCTTGTGAGATAGAGATGTTTCTCATATACAATTATCTTCCGGGCGGTAATCTTGAAAAGTTCATCCAGGAGAGATCCACAAGGGCCGTGGATTGGAAAATTCTTCACAAGATTGCATTGGACATAGCGCGTGCACTTTCCTATTTGCACGATCAATGTGTACCCCGTGTTCTTCATCGCGATGTCAAGCCTAGCAATATCTTGTTGGACGACGATTTCAATGCTTATTTATCTGACTTTGGACTGGCCAGACTTCTCGGAACCTCAGAAACACACGCTACAACCGGTGTGGCAGGAACATTTGGGTATGTTGCTCCGGAATACGCCATGACATGTCGTGTTTCTGACAAGGCTGACGTGTATAGCTACGGTGTTGTGCTTCTTGAGTTGCTTTCTGATAAGAAAGCGTTGGACCcttcattttctttatatgGAAATGGTTTCAATATAGTAGCATGGGCATGCATGCTACTTAGGGAAGGAAGAGCAAAAGAGTTTTTCACTGCAGGGTTATGGGATGCAGGACCAGAAAATGATTTGGTTGAGGTTCTTCACTTAGCAGTTGTTTGTACAGTTGATTCACTATCAACTAGACCTACAATGAAACAAGTTGTGAAAAGGCTTAAACAACTTCAACCACCATCATGCTAG